One window of Cystobacter fuscus DSM 2262 genomic DNA carries:
- the plsY gene encoding glycerol-3-phosphate 1-O-acyltransferase PlsY, which produces MLSSALLLLGYLAGSIPFGVLLTRWVRGVDVRQSGSGNIGATNVTRVAGKKLGAVVLVLDALKGALAVGLALWLVPGEPRVHAAVGLAAFLGHVYPVWLKLQGGKGVATALGVLAVLVPLAALSAAFVYAGLVAAWRVSSVGSLAGGVTAVVVAALTASSLEYAGLSALLFVLILWTHRGNIHRLLRRSERRF; this is translated from the coding sequence GTGCTCTCCTCCGCGCTCCTCCTGCTGGGCTACCTGGCTGGTTCCATCCCCTTCGGGGTGTTGCTCACCCGCTGGGTGAGGGGCGTGGACGTGCGCCAGAGTGGCAGCGGCAATATCGGCGCCACCAACGTCACCCGCGTGGCCGGCAAGAAGCTGGGCGCGGTGGTGCTCGTGCTGGATGCGCTCAAGGGCGCGCTCGCCGTGGGCCTCGCCCTGTGGCTCGTGCCCGGGGAGCCCCGCGTGCATGCCGCGGTGGGACTCGCGGCCTTCCTCGGCCACGTCTACCCGGTGTGGCTCAAGCTCCAGGGCGGCAAGGGCGTGGCCACCGCGCTCGGCGTGCTCGCGGTGCTCGTGCCCCTGGCGGCGCTGTCCGCGGCGTTCGTGTACGCGGGCCTCGTGGCCGCCTGGCGCGTGAGTTCCGTGGGCTCGCTGGCCGGCGGCGTCACGGCCGTCGTCGTCGCCGCCCTCACCGCCTCCTCGCTCGAATACGCCGGGCTCTCAGCCCTGCTCTTCGTCCTCATCCTCTGGACGCACCGGGGCAACATCCACCGGCTGCTGCGGCGCTCCGAGCGGCGCTTCTGA
- a CDS encoding THUMP domain-containing class I SAM-dependent RNA methyltransferase, with protein MAERLALFATTARGTEELLADELKELGARRIRQDRGGVRFMASLDEALKVCLWSRIAMRVLYPLGEFEARGADGLYDAVASVPWEEHLTPEVTFAVEATLKDSEHSHTGFVALKVKDAVVDRMRDKRGSRPDVDPKNPDVRVVAHLVREKLSLSLDLCGEPLHRRGYRVRPTAAPMKETLAAALLRAAGYTGEEALVDPMCGSGTILIEGGLIARRRAPGIARDFAVEKWPHLGARARELLEDLRADARRNERKVTVPLLGFDKDPEALEAARRNVKAARLAEEIRLEEGDATKLPALPEPPGLLLTNPPYGDRLGSGGQKGMKSFYFKLGDSLRAQKGWRLFVLSGNPAFESAFHVRPSTRRELWNGPIECTLLGYPAFYTRPPVRDSERRSEAPLGAPQQPVDVAPVRPEDEDEEQG; from the coding sequence ATGGCTGAACGTCTCGCCCTCTTCGCCACCACGGCCCGCGGTACCGAGGAACTCCTCGCCGACGAACTCAAGGAACTCGGCGCGCGCCGCATCCGGCAGGACCGGGGAGGCGTGCGCTTCATGGCCTCGCTCGACGAGGCCCTCAAGGTCTGTCTCTGGTCGCGCATCGCCATGCGCGTGCTCTACCCGCTGGGGGAGTTCGAGGCCCGGGGCGCGGACGGCCTGTACGACGCCGTCGCCAGCGTGCCCTGGGAGGAGCACCTCACGCCGGAGGTGACCTTCGCGGTGGAGGCCACGCTCAAGGACAGCGAGCACAGCCACACGGGCTTCGTGGCGCTCAAGGTGAAGGACGCGGTGGTGGACCGGATGCGCGACAAGCGCGGCTCGCGGCCGGACGTGGACCCGAAGAATCCGGACGTGCGCGTGGTGGCCCACCTGGTGCGCGAGAAGCTGTCGCTCTCGTTGGACCTGTGCGGCGAGCCCCTGCACCGCCGGGGCTACCGCGTGCGCCCCACCGCGGCGCCCATGAAGGAGACGCTCGCGGCGGCCCTCCTGCGCGCCGCGGGCTACACCGGCGAGGAGGCCCTGGTGGACCCCATGTGCGGCTCGGGGACGATCCTCATCGAGGGCGGCCTCATCGCCCGTCGGCGCGCGCCCGGCATCGCCCGGGACTTCGCCGTGGAGAAGTGGCCGCACCTGGGCGCCCGCGCGCGAGAGCTGCTCGAGGACCTGCGCGCGGATGCCCGCCGCAACGAGCGCAAGGTGACCGTGCCGCTGCTCGGCTTCGACAAGGATCCCGAGGCACTCGAGGCGGCGCGGCGCAACGTGAAGGCGGCGCGGCTCGCGGAGGAGATCCGCCTCGAGGAGGGCGACGCGACGAAGCTGCCCGCCCTGCCCGAGCCTCCGGGCCTGCTGCTCACCAACCCGCCCTATGGAGACCGCCTGGGCTCGGGGGGGCAGAAGGGGATGAAGAGCTTCTACTTCAAGCTGGGCGACAGTCTCCGGGCGCAGAAGGGCTGGCGGCTGTTCGTGCTCTCGGGAAACCCGGCCTTCGAGAGCGCCTTCCACGTCCGCCCGAGCACCCGCCGGGAGCTGTGGAACGGCCCCATCGAGTGCACGCTGCTCGGCTACCCGGCCTTCTACACGCGGCCCCCCGTGCGGGACTCGGAGAGGCGCTCAGAAGCGCCGCTCGGAGCGCCGCAGCAGCCGGTGGATGTTGCCCCGGTGCGTCCAGAGGATGAGGACGAAGAGCAGGGCTGA
- a CDS encoding multidrug effflux MFS transporter — MRIRPGSFAFTLLLGALSMLPPFSIDMGLPALPAMAQSLGTTSAGASLSLSLFMLGFALAPLVYGPLSDRYGRRPLLLIGCTVFVVAGVGCTASHSLPVLLFWRFIQGAGAGAGSVLVLAIIRDLFEGATARARLSYVTLVMGIAPMVAPTIGAWVLTVAHWRFIYATLAAGGVVLLLAAGLGLGESARREAGATLSVKGLVRDYGQALRHRRSIGYSIINALSFGCAFAYISGSSLVLMDVLGVSPTVYGLCFAITAVASMTGAFTNGRLSARGVPAATLLKAGMALCVTGALVLVLMTLAGLARLGTLMPVFFVCHFSIGLIAPNATHGALQPMARIAGVASAVLSGLRMLGGAVASALVAWFFDGRSALAVTGVMAGFALAALLVYVLLVRPEERRAESPGLPVEA; from the coding sequence TTGCGAATCCGGCCTGGTTCCTTCGCCTTCACCCTGCTGCTGGGCGCGCTCAGCATGCTGCCGCCGTTCTCCATCGACATGGGACTGCCGGCGCTCCCGGCCATGGCCCAGTCCCTCGGGACGACGTCGGCCGGGGCCTCGCTGTCGCTGAGCCTCTTCATGCTGGGTTTCGCCCTGGCACCGCTCGTCTACGGGCCCCTGTCGGACCGCTATGGACGGCGGCCGTTGCTGCTGATCGGCTGCACGGTGTTCGTGGTGGCCGGCGTGGGCTGCACCGCGTCCCACTCCCTGCCCGTCCTCTTGTTCTGGCGCTTCATCCAGGGAGCGGGCGCGGGAGCCGGCTCGGTGCTGGTGCTCGCCATCATCCGCGACCTGTTCGAGGGCGCGACCGCGCGGGCCCGGCTGTCCTACGTCACCCTGGTGATGGGCATCGCGCCCATGGTGGCCCCCACGATCGGCGCCTGGGTGCTGACGGTGGCCCACTGGCGCTTCATCTACGCCACGCTGGCCGCGGGCGGGGTGGTGCTCCTGCTGGCGGCGGGGCTCGGCCTCGGGGAATCCGCGCGGCGGGAGGCGGGGGCGACCCTGTCAGTGAAGGGGCTCGTGCGCGACTACGGGCAGGCGCTCCGCCACCGGCGCAGCATCGGGTACTCCATCATCAACGCCCTGTCGTTCGGCTGCGCCTTCGCCTACATCTCCGGCTCGTCCCTGGTGTTGATGGACGTGCTGGGCGTCTCCCCCACCGTCTACGGCCTCTGCTTCGCGATCACCGCCGTGGCGTCGATGACGGGCGCGTTCACCAACGGGCGGCTGAGCGCCCGGGGCGTGCCCGCCGCCACGCTGCTGAAGGCGGGCATGGCCCTGTGCGTCACCGGCGCCCTGGTGCTCGTGCTCATGACCCTGGCCGGACTGGCCCGCCTGGGCACGCTCATGCCCGTGTTCTTCGTGTGCCACTTCAGCATCGGGCTCATCGCGCCAAACGCCACGCACGGGGCGCTCCAGCCCATGGCGAGGATCGCCGGCGTGGCCTCGGCGGTGCTCAGCGGGCTGCGGATGCTCGGGGGCGCGGTCGCCAGCGCGCTCGTGGCCTGGTTCTTCGATGGACGCAGCGCGCTCGCCGTCACGGGCGTCATGGCGGGCTTCGCACTCGCCGCCCTGCTCGTCTACGTCCTCCTCGTGCGTCCCGAGGAGCGCCGGGCCGAGTCCCCTGGCCTGCCCGTCGAGGCCTGA
- a CDS encoding IclR family transcriptional regulator, producing the protein MTEKDEAEREEGGRRGESIQVIARAAAILRALAGQAEGLSLGQIAKRVELPRSTVQRIVGALAAEQLVTVGRTGEGVRLGPTLTLLAAAAQTDLPSVAQPHLEALTRRVHETVNLSVFQGNQAVCVAVSQSERELSVRSSLGSSFPLYSTAHGKALLAEMSDEDVTRLVGSSIKPLTANTVRSLPELLVQLREVRERGMAFDLGERTEGICAVGVTLRLATGPRYALSIPVPALRFEAQLPVLREELLRCREDIEAAAGVALRPAASFVGKPG; encoded by the coding sequence ATGACGGAGAAGGACGAGGCGGAGCGAGAGGAGGGAGGACGGCGGGGCGAGAGCATCCAGGTGATCGCCCGGGCCGCGGCCATCCTCCGGGCGCTGGCCGGCCAGGCGGAGGGGCTGAGCCTGGGGCAGATCGCGAAGCGGGTGGAGCTGCCCCGGTCGACGGTGCAGCGCATCGTCGGCGCGCTGGCGGCGGAGCAACTGGTGACGGTGGGCCGCACGGGCGAGGGCGTGCGGCTGGGGCCGACCCTGACGCTGCTGGCCGCCGCCGCCCAGACGGATCTGCCCTCCGTGGCGCAGCCGCACCTCGAGGCGCTCACGCGGCGCGTGCACGAGACGGTCAACCTGTCGGTCTTCCAGGGCAACCAGGCCGTCTGTGTGGCGGTCAGTCAGTCGGAACGGGAGCTGAGCGTGCGCTCCTCCCTGGGCAGCTCCTTTCCGCTGTACAGCACCGCCCATGGCAAGGCGCTGCTCGCGGAGATGTCGGACGAGGACGTCACCCGGCTCGTCGGCTCGAGTATCAAGCCGTTGACGGCGAACACGGTCCGCTCCCTGCCCGAGTTGCTGGTGCAACTGCGCGAGGTGCGCGAGCGGGGAATGGCCTTCGACCTCGGTGAGCGCACGGAGGGCATCTGTGCCGTCGGGGTCACGCTGCGGCTGGCGACCGGGCCCCGCTATGCCCTGTCGATACCGGTGCCCGCCCTGCGCTTCGAGGCGCAGCTCCCCGTGCTGCGTGAGGAGTTGCTGCGCTGCCGGGAGGACATCGAGGCCGCGGCGGGAGTGGCCCTGCGTCCCGCCGCGTCGTTCGTCGGAAAACCGGGGTAG
- a CDS encoding DNA translocase FtsK: MAERKARGEKTVLSRQEIATRRKALAEKKAKRGGGGVEAGPGRKALVGLFLMAVSVLSLVSVATFNAKDRRGTNYQNAVGPIGHLIADQLRGLLGFWAYLLPLCGLYAAMIVFVGNRERRRWPQMVALVLLTLSGAVLAQLFIGNQPGQAHPPGGFIGATLGGLLVGLFSTVGTIILVTTVCAAALIVGTQYTFLKLCSLAWSGACAFGQRVEAAALAFWEQQKESYKERKERAAQEDEEEAAFLAQIEQEEAELEEAEQLVAEAEAAEEELMAEEALRLARQEEKERLALAKKTAKEAKDAARDARAKAADAPAHVPNIVTAPTAPTAAARPAPGADPVWASFLSPSGAANAVPTAPQPSPADAAKGKRGKAPNIVTGPAAEALTESPEAEAPAPSPAASALALASPAAIVPAPAAPAAPQAARTPLIVEPKAPPKPTAVVKKKEHEFQFVGGRTSFSLPPMDVLAIEKKERSALDKDAFLTTAEKLRAKLADFGITGEVVEIRPGPVVTMYEFLPGPGIKVSKIAALQDDLAMAMEAMRVRIVAPIPGKGVVGIEVPNRDRETVYLKEIAEQDVFQKASSKLTMCVGKDIEGMPYVFDLAKAPHLLIAGTTGSGKSVAVNSMIMSILLKSTPEEVRFIMVDPKMLELSVYEGIPHLLLPVVTDPKKAALALRWAVEEMERRYQMLSEAGVRNIAGFNKLVETTEAERASRSTEAAPRKAAAAPKKPKKVLVVDVATPEDAIIEEPAAAASTGPGVAAPRFDDDEEVREALSESEDAPEQQGAEDADDDDGMDDAVDAALEAAGESSTPEEEKKEWKKLPYIVVIIDELADLMMVASREVETYVARLAQMARAAGIHLMVATQRPSTDVVTGIIKANFPTRISFMLRSKPDSMTILGTVGAEALLGMGDMLIMPPTSAHLQRVHGAYVSENEIKGAVDHLKAQGKPVYDESILKPRDEDGEGGGGEEDDLSDELYDQALATVSEMKAVSISMLQRKMRIGYNRSARMIERMERDGVVGPADGAKPREVLIRNLGEMAGA, translated from the coding sequence ATGGCGGAACGGAAGGCCAGAGGGGAAAAGACCGTCCTTTCGCGGCAGGAGATCGCCACGCGCCGCAAGGCGCTCGCGGAAAAGAAGGCCAAGCGGGGAGGTGGCGGCGTCGAGGCGGGTCCCGGCCGCAAGGCCCTCGTCGGCCTGTTCCTGATGGCGGTCTCGGTGCTGTCACTGGTGTCGGTGGCCACCTTCAACGCGAAGGACCGCCGGGGAACGAACTACCAGAACGCGGTGGGCCCCATCGGCCACCTCATCGCCGACCAGCTGCGCGGCCTGCTCGGCTTCTGGGCGTATCTGCTGCCCCTGTGTGGGCTCTACGCCGCCATGATCGTCTTCGTGGGCAACCGCGAGCGGCGCCGCTGGCCGCAGATGGTGGCGCTCGTGCTGCTCACCCTGAGCGGCGCGGTGCTCGCCCAGCTCTTCATCGGCAACCAGCCCGGCCAGGCCCATCCGCCCGGCGGCTTCATCGGCGCCACGCTCGGGGGGCTGCTGGTCGGCCTCTTCTCCACCGTGGGCACCATCATCCTGGTGACCACCGTGTGCGCCGCGGCCCTCATCGTGGGCACCCAGTACACCTTCCTCAAGCTGTGCTCGCTCGCGTGGAGCGGGGCGTGCGCGTTCGGCCAGCGGGTGGAGGCCGCCGCCCTCGCCTTCTGGGAGCAGCAGAAGGAGTCCTACAAGGAGCGCAAGGAGCGCGCCGCCCAGGAGGATGAGGAGGAGGCCGCCTTCCTCGCGCAGATCGAGCAGGAGGAGGCGGAGCTGGAGGAGGCCGAGCAGCTCGTCGCCGAGGCCGAGGCCGCCGAGGAGGAGCTCATGGCCGAGGAGGCCCTGCGCCTGGCGCGTCAGGAGGAGAAGGAGCGCCTGGCGCTCGCGAAGAAGACCGCCAAGGAGGCCAAGGACGCCGCCCGCGACGCGCGCGCCAAGGCCGCCGACGCCCCCGCTCACGTCCCCAACATCGTCACCGCCCCGACGGCTCCCACCGCCGCCGCCAGGCCCGCGCCCGGCGCGGATCCGGTGTGGGCCTCCTTCCTGTCCCCCTCGGGGGCCGCCAACGCCGTGCCCACCGCGCCCCAGCCGTCTCCCGCGGACGCCGCCAAGGGCAAGCGAGGCAAGGCACCCAACATCGTCACCGGCCCGGCCGCGGAGGCACTCACCGAGTCCCCCGAGGCCGAGGCTCCGGCTCCGTCGCCCGCCGCGTCCGCCCTGGCGCTCGCCTCGCCCGCGGCGATCGTGCCCGCTCCGGCCGCGCCCGCGGCCCCCCAGGCGGCGCGCACCCCGCTCATCGTGGAGCCCAAGGCCCCGCCCAAGCCCACCGCCGTGGTCAAGAAGAAGGAGCACGAGTTCCAGTTCGTGGGGGGCCGCACCAGCTTCTCGCTGCCGCCGATGGACGTGCTCGCCATCGAGAAGAAGGAGCGCTCGGCGCTCGACAAGGACGCCTTCCTCACCACCGCGGAGAAGCTGCGCGCCAAGCTCGCCGACTTCGGCATCACCGGCGAGGTGGTGGAGATCCGTCCCGGCCCCGTGGTCACCATGTACGAGTTCCTCCCGGGACCCGGCATCAAGGTGAGCAAGATCGCCGCGCTCCAGGACGACCTGGCCATGGCCATGGAGGCCATGCGCGTGCGCATCGTCGCCCCCATCCCCGGCAAGGGCGTGGTCGGCATCGAGGTGCCCAACCGCGACCGCGAGACGGTCTACCTCAAGGAGATCGCCGAGCAGGACGTGTTCCAGAAGGCCAGCAGCAAGCTCACCATGTGCGTGGGCAAGGACATCGAGGGCATGCCGTACGTCTTCGACCTGGCCAAGGCGCCCCACCTGCTCATCGCGGGTACCACCGGCTCGGGTAAGTCCGTGGCCGTCAACTCCATGATCATGAGCATCCTCCTCAAGTCCACGCCCGAGGAGGTGCGCTTCATCATGGTGGACCCGAAGATGCTCGAGTTGTCCGTCTACGAGGGCATCCCCCACCTGCTGCTGCCCGTGGTGACGGATCCCAAGAAGGCGGCGCTCGCGCTGCGCTGGGCCGTGGAGGAGATGGAGCGGCGCTACCAGATGCTGTCCGAGGCGGGCGTGCGCAACATCGCCGGCTTCAACAAGCTCGTGGAGACGACCGAGGCCGAGCGCGCCTCGCGCTCCACCGAGGCCGCCCCGCGCAAGGCCGCCGCCGCGCCCAAGAAGCCCAAGAAGGTGCTCGTGGTGGACGTGGCCACCCCCGAGGACGCCATCATCGAGGAGCCCGCCGCCGCCGCGAGCACGGGTCCGGGCGTCGCCGCGCCCCGCTTCGACGACGACGAGGAGGTGCGCGAGGCCCTGTCCGAGTCCGAGGACGCGCCCGAGCAGCAGGGCGCCGAGGACGCGGACGACGACGACGGCATGGACGACGCGGTGGACGCCGCGCTCGAGGCCGCGGGCGAGTCCTCCACTCCCGAGGAGGAGAAGAAGGAGTGGAAGAAGCTGCCCTACATCGTGGTCATCATCGACGAGCTGGCGGACCTGATGATGGTGGCCAGCCGCGAGGTGGAGACGTACGTGGCGCGCCTGGCGCAGATGGCGCGCGCCGCCGGCATCCACCTCATGGTGGCCACGCAGCGCCCGTCCACGGACGTCGTCACGGGCATCATCAAGGCCAACTTCCCCACGCGCATCAGCTTCATGCTGCGCTCCAAGCCGGACTCGATGACCATTCTGGGCACGGTGGGCGCCGAGGCCCTGCTGGGCATGGGCGACATGCTCATCATGCCGCCCACGAGCGCGCACCTGCAGCGCGTGCACGGCGCCTACGTCTCCGAGAATGAAATTAAGGGGGCGGTGGACCACCTCAAGGCCCAGGGCAAGCCCGTCTACGACGAGTCCATCCTCAAGCCGCGCGACGAGGACGGCGAGGGCGGTGGCGGCGAGGAGGACGACCTGTCCGACGAGCTGTACGATCAGGCGTTGGCCACGGTGAGCGAGATGAAGGCCGTGTCCATCTCCATGCTCCAGCGCAAGATGCGCATCGGCTACAACCGCTCGGCGCGAATGATCGAGCGCATGGAGCGCGATGGCGTGGTGGGCCCGGCGGACGGGGCCAAGCCACGCGAGGTGCTCATCCGGAACCTGGGCGAGATGGCGGGCGCCTGA
- a CDS encoding zf-TFIIB domain-containing protein: MAHTDKPSTNEDDYFAQEEIEQKRKLAHQQAQALAAQQREELKKLHFMKCPKCGMDLHKLTKGDVEIDTCFNCHGVFLDSGELERLQAHMAHEKDGRWMGAILNLFKNK; this comes from the coding sequence ATGGCCCACACGGACAAGCCCTCCACCAACGAAGACGATTACTTCGCCCAAGAGGAGATCGAGCAGAAGCGCAAGCTGGCCCACCAGCAGGCCCAGGCCCTGGCCGCCCAGCAGCGCGAGGAGCTCAAGAAGCTGCACTTCATGAAGTGCCCCAAGTGCGGCATGGATCTGCACAAGCTCACCAAGGGCGACGTGGAGATCGACACGTGCTTCAACTGCCACGGCGTCTTCCTGGACTCGGGCGAGCTGGAGCGGCTGCAGGCGCACATGGCGCACGAGAAGGACGGCCGGTGGATGGGCGCCATCCTCAACCTCTTCAAGAACAAGTAG
- the gatC gene encoding Asp-tRNA(Asn)/Glu-tRNA(Gln) amidotransferase subunit GatC, producing MKLSVEQVRHVATLARLSLSPGEEERYAEQLSAVLDAVAQLQELDVSGVEPTSHATLAASLLREDEPRPSLPPDRALANAPARGGTSFAVPKILE from the coding sequence ATGAAGCTCTCTGTCGAGCAGGTCCGCCATGTGGCCACTCTCGCCCGCCTCTCCCTGTCTCCGGGGGAGGAGGAGCGCTATGCCGAGCAGCTCTCCGCCGTGCTCGACGCGGTGGCGCAGCTGCAGGAGCTGGACGTGAGCGGAGTGGAACCCACCTCCCATGCCACGCTCGCCGCCTCGCTGTTGCGCGAGGACGAGCCGCGGCCCTCGCTGCCTCCGGACCGGGCGCTGGCCAACGCGCCTGCCCGGGGAGGCACCAGCTTCGCCGTCCCGAAGATCCTGGAGTGA
- the gatA gene encoding Asp-tRNA(Asn)/Glu-tRNA(Gln) amidotransferase subunit GatA — protein sequence MSLTDLTLLELAAKLASGEISSVEATRACLARIAQVDGKVKAFLRLDEHGALAAAEASDARRVTGTRLGPLDGVPVAVKDIFLTEGVETTCASRVLQGFVPPYDATAVRLLKQAGMPVVGKLNQDEFAMGSSNESSAYGPCHNPWDLTRTPGGSSGGSAAALAAREVFGTLGTDTGGSIRQPAALTNTVGLKPTYGRVSRYGVIAYASSLDAPGPMARTVGDVAALLQVLARHDPLDSTSALVDVPDYSADLEHGVAGLRLGVPREYFVEGMDPEVEASVRAALETYEKLGATLVDVSLPHTKYALATYYLLAPAEASSNLARYDGVRYGFRAREGRGLKEMYGQTREQGFGAEVKRRIMLGTYALSAGYYDAYYVRAQKVRTLIREDFSRAFAQVDALLTPTSPVPAFKLGEKVDDPLSMYLMDVCTLPCNLAGLPGLSLPCGFTKAGLPIGLQLMGRPFDEAKLLRIGRAFEREHDFTRRLAPV from the coding sequence ATGTCGTTGACCGACCTCACCCTCCTGGAGCTGGCGGCGAAGCTGGCCTCGGGCGAGATCAGTTCCGTGGAAGCCACGCGCGCGTGCCTGGCGCGCATCGCGCAGGTGGACGGGAAGGTGAAGGCCTTCCTGCGGCTGGACGAGCACGGGGCCCTGGCGGCCGCCGAGGCCAGTGACGCGCGCCGCGTCACGGGCACGCGGCTGGGGCCGCTGGATGGCGTGCCGGTGGCCGTCAAGGACATCTTCCTCACCGAGGGGGTGGAGACCACGTGCGCCTCGCGCGTGCTCCAGGGCTTCGTGCCCCCCTATGACGCCACGGCGGTGCGGCTGCTCAAGCAGGCGGGCATGCCGGTGGTGGGCAAGCTCAACCAGGACGAGTTCGCCATGGGCTCGTCCAACGAGTCGAGCGCCTATGGCCCGTGCCACAACCCGTGGGATTTGACGCGCACGCCGGGAGGCTCCTCGGGCGGCTCGGCGGCGGCGTTGGCGGCGCGCGAGGTGTTCGGCACGCTGGGCACGGACACGGGCGGCTCCATCCGCCAGCCGGCGGCGCTCACCAACACCGTGGGCCTCAAGCCCACCTACGGGCGGGTGTCGCGCTACGGCGTCATCGCCTACGCCTCGTCCCTGGACGCTCCCGGCCCCATGGCCCGCACGGTGGGGGACGTGGCCGCGCTGCTGCAGGTGCTCGCGCGGCATGATCCGCTCGACTCCACGTCGGCGCTGGTGGACGTGCCGGACTACTCCGCGGACCTGGAGCACGGGGTGGCGGGGCTGCGCCTGGGCGTGCCGCGCGAGTACTTCGTCGAGGGCATGGATCCGGAGGTGGAGGCGTCGGTGCGCGCGGCGCTCGAGACCTACGAGAAGCTCGGCGCCACGCTGGTGGACGTGTCCCTGCCCCACACGAAGTACGCGCTGGCCACCTATTACCTGCTGGCCCCGGCGGAGGCGTCGAGCAACCTGGCGCGCTACGACGGCGTGCGCTACGGCTTCCGGGCGCGCGAGGGCCGGGGGCTCAAGGAGATGTACGGCCAGACGCGCGAGCAGGGCTTCGGCGCCGAGGTGAAGCGCCGCATCATGTTGGGCACCTACGCGCTGTCGGCGGGCTACTACGACGCCTACTACGTGCGGGCCCAGAAGGTGCGCACGCTCATCCGCGAGGACTTCTCGCGGGCCTTCGCGCAGGTGGACGCGTTGTTGACGCCCACCTCGCCCGTGCCGGCGTTCAAGCTGGGCGAGAAGGTGGATGACCCGCTGTCCATGTACCTCATGGACGTGTGCACGCTGCCGTGCAACCTGGCGGGGCTGCCCGGGCTGTCCTTGCCGTGCGGTTTCACCAAGGCGGGCCTGCCCATCGGCCTGCAGCTCATGGGTCGGCCGTTCGACGAGGCGAAGCTGCTGCGCATCGGCCGCGCCTTCGAGCGCGAGCATGACTTCACGCGCCGCCTGGCGCCTGTTTGA
- the gatB gene encoding Asp-tRNA(Asn)/Glu-tRNA(Gln) amidotransferase subunit GatB, with the protein MSLSDFQPVIGLEVHAQLLTHTKIFCGCSTSFGAAPNHHTCPVCLGLPGVLPVLNTRVVEFAIRTGLALGCTVKKTSVWSRKNYFYPDLPKGYQITQFDQPICEWGQLSIDTPEGEKLIRVRRIHMEEDAGKSVHDASASESLVDLNRAGVPLLEIVSEPDLRSADEAVDYLKALRDVLVYLGVNDGNMEEGSFRCDANVSVMRKGATVYGQRVELKNINSFRFVKQAIEYEISRQVDLLETGGKIDQETRLYDPNRGETRSMRSKEEAHDYRYFPEPDLPPLHVTDAQLEAAAQALPELPRAKVSRFMSQYGLPAYDAKILCAERPLADYFEAVAQHFKDYKRLSNWFLGELLRLLKDEGGTVTTLRFSTVQFSNLLTAVEKGTISANAGKDVFGEMFRTGREPEAIIADKGLAQVSDTGAIEAVVDDILAKNAGEVEKYRAGKKQIYGFFVGQVMKAMKGKGNPALVNDLLKKKLGE; encoded by the coding sequence ATGTCCCTGAGCGATTTCCAGCCGGTCATCGGGCTCGAGGTCCATGCCCAGCTTCTGACGCACACGAAGATCTTCTGCGGCTGCTCCACCTCGTTCGGGGCGGCGCCCAACCACCACACGTGCCCCGTGTGCCTGGGGCTGCCCGGGGTGTTGCCGGTGCTCAACACGCGCGTGGTGGAGTTCGCCATCCGCACGGGCCTGGCGCTCGGGTGCACGGTGAAGAAGACGAGCGTGTGGAGCCGGAAGAACTACTTCTATCCGGACCTGCCCAAGGGCTATCAGATCACCCAGTTCGATCAGCCCATCTGCGAGTGGGGCCAGCTCTCCATCGACACGCCCGAGGGAGAGAAGCTCATCCGCGTGCGCCGCATCCACATGGAGGAGGACGCGGGCAAGAGCGTGCACGACGCCTCGGCGAGCGAGAGCCTGGTGGACCTCAACCGCGCGGGCGTGCCGCTCCTGGAGATCGTCAGCGAGCCGGACCTGCGCAGCGCGGACGAGGCGGTGGACTACCTCAAGGCGCTGCGCGACGTGCTGGTGTACCTGGGCGTGAACGACGGCAACATGGAGGAGGGCTCGTTCCGCTGCGACGCCAACGTATCGGTGATGCGCAAGGGCGCCACCGTGTATGGCCAGCGCGTGGAGCTCAAGAACATCAACTCGTTCCGCTTCGTGAAGCAGGCCATCGAGTACGAGATCTCCCGGCAGGTGGACCTGCTGGAGACGGGTGGGAAGATCGATCAGGAGACGCGGCTGTACGACCCCAACCGGGGCGAGACGCGCTCGATGCGCTCGAAGGAGGAGGCGCACGATTACCGCTACTTCCCCGAGCCGGACCTGCCGCCCTTGCACGTGACGGACGCGCAGCTCGAGGCGGCGGCCCAGGCGCTGCCGGAGCTGCCGCGGGCGAAGGTGTCGCGCTTCATGAGCCAGTACGGCCTGCCCGCGTACGACGCGAAGATCCTCTGCGCCGAGCGCCCGCTCGCGGACTACTTCGAGGCGGTGGCGCAGCACTTCAAGGACTACAAGCGGCTGTCGAACTGGTTCCTCGGCGAGCTGCTGCGGCTGCTCAAGGACGAGGGCGGCACCGTCACCACGCTGCGCTTCTCGACGGTGCAGTTCTCGAACCTGCTCACGGCGGTGGAGAAGGGGACCATCTCGGCGAACGCGGGCAAGGACGTGTTCGGGGAGATGTTCCGCACGGGCAGGGAGCCCGAGGCCATCATCGCGGACAAGGGGCTCGCGCAGGTGAGCGACACGGGCGCCATCGAGGCCGTGGTGGACGACATCCTCGCGAAGAACGCGGGCGAGGTGGAGAAGTACCGGGCGGGCAAGAAGCAGATCTACGGCTTCTTCGTGGGCCAGGTGATGAAGGCCATGAAGGGCAAGGGCAACCCCGCCCTGGTGAACGACCTGCTCAAGAAGAAGCTGGGCGAGTAA